The Ralstonia pseudosolanacearum genome includes the window GAAGCCGCCTCGCGCCGCCAGAAGTGGATCGACCAGGCGCAGTCGCTGAACATCTACATGGCCGGCGCGTCGGGCAAGATGCTGGACGACACCTACAAGCTGGCGTGGCTGCGTGGCCTGAAGACCACCTACTACCTGCGCACCATCGGCGCGACGCACGTGGAGAAGTCCACCGTGTCGCGCGGCACGCTGAACGCCGTGTCGTCGGGCAGCGATGTCGGCAGCGTGGCGGCGGCGGGTGCCGCGCCGGTGGCCCCGGCCAGCGCGCTGGACTCTGTGGCTGCCACCGCGCCGGCGATGCCGGAAGCCGAAGGCGCCGTGTGCACGATGCGCCCCGGCGATCCTGGTTTCGAGGAATGCGAGGCCTGCCAATAACCGAGGCTGGGTCCATCAAGCGCCCCAGGGGCCGCATGGCATCGCCGATGCGGCCCGTTATTGCCAACGGCCACCGGCCGGATGGGCCGCGCATGTTCCGAAACATGCGCGCCGCCGGCGGGTCCAATTGAAAGATTTCGGAGAAACTCCATGCTGAGCTGGGACGACGACGTCAAACCTGCCGCACAACCGCAGGCTGCACCGCAGCCCGCCCACCAACCGCAGCTGCAATCGTTCACGCCCGACCAGGGCGGCGCGCTGCCGCCGTCGGCCACGCAGGCCGCGGGTATCCTGGGCAACAACCCGAACGCCGCCGCCGCGCAGAGCAGCCGCCGCGTCAACGCCGCCGACAAGCGCGTCATCAACGGCGCCACCGACGTCAACCAGCTGGTGCCGTTCAAGTACAAGTGGGCCTGGGAAAAATACCTGGCCGGCTGCGCCAACCACTGGATGCCGCAAGAGATCAACATGTCGCGCGACATCGCCCTGTGGAAAGACCCGAACGGTCTGACCGAGGACGAGCGTCGCATCATCAAGCGCAACCTGGGCTTCTTCGTGACGGCCGATTCGCTGGCCGCCAACAACATCGTGCTGGGCACGTACCGCCAGATCACCGCGCCGGAGTGCCGCCAGTACCTGCTGCGCCAGGCGTTTGAAGAGGCGATCCACACGCACGCCTACCAGTACATCGTCGAATCGCTGGGCCTGAACGAGGCCGAGATCTTCAACGCGTACCACGAGGTGCAGTCGATCCGCGACAAGGACGAGTTCCTGATCCCGTTCATCGACACGCTGACCGATCCGTCGTTCAAGACCGGCACGCCGGAGAACGACCAGAAGCTGCTGAAGTCGCTGATCGTGTTCGCCTGCATCATGGAAGGGCTGTTCTTCTACGTGGGCTTCACGCAGATCCTGGCGATGGGCCGCCAGAACAAGATGACGGGCGCCGCCGAGCAGTACCAGTACATCCTGCGCGACGAGTCGCTGCACTGCAATTTCGGCATCGACCTGATCAACCAGATCAAGCTGGAGAACCCGCACCTGTGGACGGCCGAGTTCAAGGCCGAGATCACGGAGCTGTTCAAGAAGGCCGTCGACCTGGAATACCGCTACGCCGAGGACACCATGCCGCGCGGCGTGCTGGGCCTGAACGCGCCGATGTTCAAGGGCTACCTGCGCTTCATCTGCAACCGCCGCTGCCAGCAGATCGGCCTGGACGCGCTGTTCCCGAACGAAGACAACCCGTTCCCGTGGATGAGCGAGATGATCGACCTGAAGAAGGAGCGCAACTTCTTCGAGACGCGCGTGATCGAGTACCAGACCGGCGGCGCGCTGTCGTGGGACTGAGCACCGCGGCCGCTCACGGACACACAACGTGAGACGTGCGGTCTCATAGCGTGAGATTCGGTGTTTCCGTGAGCGGTCTGGGACGGCGTATTCGTTGTTGATGAGACAACAGGACCGATGCCGGTCTATGTCGTCAATGGGTAGTGGAGGTCGTGAGACTTTCACTTCCCATCCGTGACCCTGCCGTCAGCCACATTCAAAATCCAAGAGACCTGGCAATCAGCATTTTCTGGACTTCGACCGTGCCACCCGCAAACAAGCTAAAGGTCGCCTCGCGGTAGTAGCGCGAACGGCCATATGGCGGCAGCCATGGCTCGCGCGGGCACCACACCAGGGAGGAGGCGTTTCGTCTGCTGACCCCCTGTTTTTATTGAAGGCGAAATCTCAAGTTTATTGGCAGTGAGCGGGTGAGCGCTCCACGCGCTTGACACGGAAATAGGCGATGCTGGCTGCGTCGCCTATTTTTTTGCGCGTGCTTTCCTGGCGCGGTTCGGACATGGCCATCGAGATCGAATCCTTTTTCGCCCAGACCTACGACCAGGCGCGCGCCCGCTTCCTGGACGCTGCCCAGGCGCGCGGTCTGGCCATCGAGCGCGCGATCCATCCGCACGCACTGGGGCCGGCCGGCGAGCCGCTTTCCATCGACACGGCGTGCTTCCTGCCGGAGCGGCCCGGCGCGCTGCTGGTGCTCACCTCCGGCATCCATGGCGTCGAGGGGTTCTGCGGCTCGGGCTGCCAGGTCGGCCTGCTGCGCGACGACGCGCTGTTCGCGCGGCTGGCCGCCGGCAGGGTGGCGCTGCTGATGGTCCACGCGGTCAACCCGTACGGGTTCGCGCATCTGCGGCGGGTGAATGAAGACAACGTCGACCTGAACCGCAACAACGCCGATTTCGCCGCGGTCGCGTCGGCCAATCCGGCCTATCGCGAGGTCGATCCGCTGCTGCTGCCGGATACCTGGCCGCCGGACGCCGCTAACCAGGCGGCGCTGCATCGGTATCTTGCGACGCACGGCGAGGCGGCCCTGCGCGACGCGATGACGATCGGCCAATACGCCATCCCGGACGGCATGTTTTACGGCGGCGGGGCGACCTGCTGGAGCACCGCGCAGGCCCGCGCGATCCTGTCCAGCCATGCGGCCGACGCACCGCGCCTGGCGTGGATCGACCTGCACACCGGGCTCGGCGCCCACGGCCATGGCGAAAAGATTTTCTCCGGCGCCGACCCGCGCGAACTGGAGCGCGCTATCGGCACCTGGGGCGCGGATGTCCGGCCGATCGCGGCGGCGGGGGCGGTCTCGTCGGTGGTCGAGGGGGCGCTGGTGGACCGTGCCGGCGCGTTGTTTCCCGCCGTCGAGAAGACCGTCATCACGCTGGAGTTCGGCACGCTCGAACCGATGGCCGTGATGCAGGCGCTGCGGGCCGATCACTGGCTGCATCGGCATCCCGGGGCGTCGCCCGATCAGGCCGCCGCCATCCGCCAGGGCCTGCGCGATGCGTTCTATTGCGACACGCCGGCCTGGAAGGGCATGGTCTACGCACAGGCGCGGGTTGCGGTGCTGCAGGCGGTGGCGCGCTTCTCCGGTTAGCGGCGTGTTCGGCGGCGCGCGGTGTCAGGCCTCGGCAGCCCGGCGTGACCGCGCCGTCGCCGCGCAGCCGGCCGATGCCGCGATGATGGCGACAATCGCCACCCACTGCCGCGTCGACAGATGCTCATGCAGCACCACCGCGCCGGCCAGCGCGCCGATGGCCGGCTCCAGGCTCAGCAGCACGCT containing:
- a CDS encoding ribonucleotide-diphosphate reductase subunit beta, with translation MLSWDDDVKPAAQPQAAPQPAHQPQLQSFTPDQGGALPPSATQAAGILGNNPNAAAAQSSRRVNAADKRVINGATDVNQLVPFKYKWAWEKYLAGCANHWMPQEINMSRDIALWKDPNGLTEDERRIIKRNLGFFVTADSLAANNIVLGTYRQITAPECRQYLLRQAFEEAIHTHAYQYIVESLGLNEAEIFNAYHEVQSIRDKDEFLIPFIDTLTDPSFKTGTPENDQKLLKSLIVFACIMEGLFFYVGFTQILAMGRQNKMTGAAEQYQYILRDESLHCNFGIDLINQIKLENPHLWTAEFKAEITELFKKAVDLEYRYAEDTMPRGVLGLNAPMFKGYLRFICNRRCQQIGLDALFPNEDNPFPWMSEMIDLKKERNFFETRVIEYQTGGALSWD
- a CDS encoding M14 family metallopeptidase, producing MEIESFFAQTYDQARARFLDAAQARGLAIERAIHPHALGPAGEPLSIDTACFLPERPGALLVLTSGIHGVEGFCGSGCQVGLLRDDALFARLAAGRVALLMVHAVNPYGFAHLRRVNEDNVDLNRNNADFAAVASANPAYREVDPLLLPDTWPPDAANQAALHRYLATHGEAALRDAMTIGQYAIPDGMFYGGGATCWSTAQARAILSSHAADAPRLAWIDLHTGLGAHGHGEKIFSGADPRELERAIGTWGADVRPIAAAGAVSSVVEGALVDRAGALFPAVEKTVITLEFGTLEPMAVMQALRADHWLHRHPGASPDQAAAIRQGLRDAFYCDTPAWKGMVYAQARVAVLQAVARFSG